One Nonomuraea angiospora DNA segment encodes these proteins:
- a CDS encoding NAD(P)/FAD-dependent oxidoreductase has translation MSGRIVIAGASLGGLRAAEQLRAAGWAGMITVVGDEPHMPYNRPPLSKEVLAGKAGFDSLAFTPKAGVADVEWRLGTAVTAARLEEGVVVLDTGAELTFDGLVIATGMRPRRLACPGPRDGRHTVRTLDDAQALRAELMRPGAMVVVIGGGFIGCEVAATAAGLGAAEVTVVDPLPLPMAGPLGELLGDALLRRHTDRGVRFLLGRGVDGFQGDARAEAVVLDDGTVLAADVIVEAVGSVANTEWLDGNGLDLTDGVLTDDRLRVGGLPHVVAVGDVARHPNARYDAVARRVEHWSMPTETAKHAAKALVAQLTGAVPFPGPFAPLPTFWSDQHDFRLQSFGLPVLGRDDVRVLEGTPDGDFVAGYHRDGGLVGVVALGGAPAALAASRYRAQLLGQLVLTAHGVPR, from the coding sequence ATGAGTGGCCGGATCGTCATCGCTGGAGCCTCTCTGGGAGGCCTGCGCGCCGCCGAGCAGCTGCGCGCCGCGGGCTGGGCCGGAATGATCACCGTTGTGGGGGACGAACCCCACATGCCCTACAACCGGCCGCCCCTGTCCAAGGAGGTCCTGGCCGGAAAGGCGGGCTTCGACTCCCTCGCGTTCACCCCGAAGGCCGGCGTCGCCGATGTGGAGTGGCGCCTCGGCACCGCCGTCACCGCGGCCCGGCTGGAGGAGGGCGTCGTCGTGCTCGATACCGGCGCGGAACTCACCTTCGACGGGCTGGTGATCGCCACCGGCATGCGACCCCGGCGGTTGGCCTGCCCGGGGCCTCGCGACGGCCGCCACACGGTGCGGACGCTCGACGACGCCCAGGCATTGCGCGCCGAACTGATGCGCCCGGGAGCCATGGTCGTGGTGATCGGCGGCGGGTTCATCGGCTGCGAGGTGGCCGCCACGGCGGCCGGCCTCGGCGCCGCGGAGGTGACGGTCGTCGACCCGCTGCCACTGCCCATGGCCGGACCTCTGGGCGAGCTCCTGGGAGACGCCCTGCTCCGTCGGCATACCGATCGTGGGGTCCGTTTCCTGCTCGGCCGGGGCGTCGACGGCTTCCAGGGCGACGCCCGTGCCGAGGCGGTGGTCCTGGACGACGGCACGGTACTCGCCGCCGATGTGATCGTGGAGGCGGTCGGATCCGTCGCGAACACCGAGTGGCTCGACGGGAACGGTCTCGATCTCACCGACGGAGTCCTCACCGACGACCGGCTGCGAGTCGGTGGTCTGCCGCACGTCGTAGCGGTCGGCGATGTCGCCCGTCACCCCAACGCCCGCTACGACGCCGTAGCACGGCGTGTCGAGCACTGGTCCATGCCGACTGAGACCGCCAAGCACGCCGCGAAGGCTCTCGTCGCCCAGCTGACCGGCGCGGTGCCGTTCCCCGGTCCGTTCGCGCCGCTGCCCACGTTCTGGAGCGATCAGCACGACTTCCGGCTCCAGTCCTTCGGCCTGCCGGTGCTGGGCAGGGACGACGTGCGGGTCCTGGAGGGCACTCCGGACGGCGACTTCGTCGCCGGTTACCACCGCGACGGCGGTCTGGTCGGCGTGGTGGCGCTCGGCGGCGCTCCTGCCGCCCTGGCCGCCTCCCGATACCGCGCCCAACTGCTCGGACAGCTCGTTCTCACCGCTCATGGAGTCCCCCGATGA
- a CDS encoding acetoacetate decarboxylase family protein, whose amino-acid sequence MTALRGYFHPKSASGGSSLIPSPPWLYSGDLLTVEYRTDPDRVRELLPAPLEPAEDDPGAVALIWADWQSCSTGGTELLDPVRSQYKEAFVVVRCSYQGRTYSRCVYIWVDKDFAIARGLHQGYPKKLGSIHQTRPHPYGPAPRIEAGARFGATLAAADRRLAQTVVTLREPAETNGFVNGHPMAHHRWLPSVEKGRGLALDELIESGAASFEGGRPWVGDAELELFDAPTEELSRLEIREPIAAYYRQVGVVWDGGRLLASGTSGAE is encoded by the coding sequence ATGACCGCCCTGCGTGGCTATTTCCATCCCAAGTCGGCGAGCGGCGGCTCGTCGCTGATCCCCTCGCCGCCCTGGCTGTACTCCGGTGACCTGCTCACCGTCGAGTACCGTACCGACCCCGATCGGGTGCGCGAGCTGCTGCCCGCGCCGCTGGAGCCGGCCGAGGACGACCCTGGGGCCGTCGCGCTGATCTGGGCCGACTGGCAGTCCTGCTCGACCGGCGGAACGGAACTGCTCGATCCGGTGCGTTCCCAGTACAAGGAGGCGTTCGTCGTCGTGCGCTGCTCCTATCAGGGGCGGACGTACTCACGCTGCGTCTACATCTGGGTCGACAAGGACTTCGCGATCGCACGGGGCCTGCACCAGGGTTACCCGAAGAAGCTCGGCTCGATCCACCAGACCCGCCCCCACCCCTACGGGCCCGCACCGCGTATCGAGGCAGGAGCCCGGTTCGGCGCGACCCTCGCGGCGGCCGACCGGCGGCTGGCCCAGACGGTGGTCACCCTGCGGGAACCCGCCGAGACCAACGGGTTCGTCAACGGCCACCCCATGGCCCACCACCGCTGGCTGCCGTCTGTCGAGAAGGGCAGGGGACTGGCCCTCGACGAGCTGATCGAGTCGGGCGCCGCCTCCTTCGAGGGCGGCCGGCCATGGGTCGGCGACGCCGAGCTGGAACTGTTCGACGCGCCCACCGAGGAACTGTCCCGGCTGGAGATCCGTGAGCCCATCGCCGCCTACTACAGGCAGGTCGGCGTCGTCTGGGACGGCGGCCGGCTGCTGGCGTCCGGAACCTCCGGAGCCGAGTGA
- a CDS encoding aldehyde dehydrogenase, with the protein MTDHITTVAGVAVDTRHWIGGARVASEETFTDVSPIDGSVLGEIARGTATEATAAVAAATAAFPGWAATPRAERARLLHAIADGVEKRLEEFAIVETSDNGALLRSHRRGVMPRVAHNFRFFADRLLDLGHDDFETRGHTNHVSWDPAGPCVLITPWNAPLMLATWKIAPALAAGNTVILKPAEWTPLTASLLADVTAEAGLPAGVLNIVQGYGAEVGEALVTHADVRRISFTGSVPTARRIAVAAGDHLTPLSLELGGKSPLLVFADADLDLAVDLAVEQYDNAGQVCLAATRILVEETIAEEFTRRFTAKAAALTQGDPRDPATDIGPNIHPRQVEKIDGFVRRALNAGARAIIGGGPKTDLGGLYYRPTLLTDVAQDSEIVQEEVFGPVLTLQTFASEDEAVALANDTRFGLAATLATGDPERAERVSARLVAGTVWVNCFFVRDLRAPFGGARQSGVGREGGTWSFDFYCDLKNTVTAPTEGVRHG; encoded by the coding sequence ATGACCGACCACATCACCACGGTCGCCGGGGTCGCGGTCGACACCCGGCACTGGATCGGCGGCGCACGCGTCGCCTCCGAGGAGACCTTCACCGACGTCTCGCCCATCGACGGCAGCGTCCTGGGTGAGATCGCTCGCGGCACGGCGACGGAGGCCACGGCCGCGGTCGCCGCCGCCACGGCGGCCTTCCCCGGCTGGGCAGCGACGCCCCGCGCCGAGCGGGCGCGCCTCCTGCACGCGATCGCCGACGGCGTCGAGAAACGCCTCGAGGAGTTCGCGATCGTCGAGACCTCCGACAACGGCGCTCTGCTGCGCTCCCACCGCCGGGGCGTCATGCCGCGGGTCGCCCACAACTTCCGCTTCTTCGCCGACCGGCTGCTCGACCTCGGCCACGACGACTTCGAGACCCGAGGGCACACCAACCACGTCAGCTGGGACCCCGCCGGACCGTGCGTGCTCATCACGCCGTGGAACGCACCGCTCATGCTGGCCACCTGGAAGATCGCCCCCGCCCTCGCGGCGGGGAACACCGTGATCCTCAAGCCCGCCGAGTGGACGCCGCTCACCGCCTCGCTGCTCGCGGACGTCACCGCCGAGGCCGGGCTGCCCGCCGGAGTTCTCAACATCGTGCAGGGCTACGGGGCCGAGGTGGGCGAGGCGCTCGTCACGCATGCCGACGTACGCCGCATCAGCTTCACAGGGTCGGTGCCGACCGCCCGGCGCATCGCCGTCGCGGCCGGAGACCACCTCACCCCGCTGAGCCTGGAGCTCGGCGGCAAGTCGCCGTTGCTGGTCTTCGCCGACGCCGATCTCGACCTGGCCGTCGATCTGGCCGTCGAGCAGTACGACAACGCCGGACAGGTCTGCCTGGCGGCCACCCGGATCCTCGTGGAGGAGACGATCGCGGAGGAGTTCACCCGCCGCTTCACCGCTAAGGCGGCCGCCTTGACCCAGGGCGACCCTCGCGACCCGGCCACCGACATCGGCCCCAACATCCACCCCCGCCAGGTGGAGAAGATCGACGGATTTGTACGGCGTGCCCTGAACGCCGGAGCCCGCGCGATCATCGGCGGCGGCCCGAAGACCGACCTCGGCGGCCTCTACTACCGCCCCACGCTCCTGACCGACGTCGCCCAGGACAGCGAGATCGTCCAGGAGGAGGTCTTCGGCCCGGTCCTGACCCTGCAGACCTTCGCCTCCGAGGACGAAGCGGTCGCCCTGGCCAACGACACCCGCTTCGGACTGGCGGCCACGCTGGCCACCGGCGACCCCGAGCGCGCCGAGCGGGTCTCCGCCCGGCTCGTGGCGGGCACCGTATGGGTGAACTGCTTCTTCGTCCGCGACCTTCGGGCACCTTTCGGCGGCGCCCGCCAGTCCGGCGTCGGCCGCGAGGGCGGAACCTGGAGCTTCGACTTCTACTGCGACCTCAAGAACACCGTGACCGCACCGACCGAGGGGGTTCGGCATGGGTGA
- a CDS encoding 3,4-dihydroxyphenylacetate 2,3-dioxygenase: MGEIVGAGLLAHVPTIVLPEADRLELNGGKEITLVTGLHRLRAEVFDRDDYDTVVVLDSHWATTVEFVVTAQDRRAGLFTSEELPRGMCRMPYDFPGDPELARNIASFGAERGTWITPIDDPYLPIYYATINLWKFLGEGLPDKRWVTIGVCQTGDLEDHLRLGRALADGIAATPGRRVLLVASGALSHTFWPLRELRAHEASDPAHIFTPEAREADHQRIAWFKEGRHDRVLQTMDEFWKYRPEAKFFHYLMLAGALGEGACTAPARQYGEYENSIGTGQAHLWFDRPAGGWTAPRHTQEV, translated from the coding sequence ATGGGTGAGATCGTCGGCGCAGGCCTGCTGGCCCACGTCCCCACCATCGTGCTGCCCGAGGCCGATCGCCTGGAACTCAACGGGGGCAAGGAGATCACCCTCGTCACCGGGCTGCACCGGTTGCGCGCCGAGGTCTTCGACCGGGACGACTACGACACCGTCGTCGTACTCGACTCCCACTGGGCCACCACCGTCGAATTCGTCGTCACCGCCCAGGACCGGCGCGCCGGCCTGTTCACATCGGAGGAGCTGCCGCGCGGCATGTGCCGCATGCCCTACGACTTCCCCGGTGACCCTGAGCTCGCCCGCAACATCGCCTCCTTCGGCGCTGAACGCGGCACCTGGATCACCCCCATCGACGACCCCTACCTGCCGATCTACTACGCGACGATCAACCTCTGGAAGTTCCTCGGCGAGGGGCTCCCGGACAAGCGGTGGGTGACCATCGGCGTCTGCCAGACCGGCGACCTCGAAGACCACCTGCGCCTTGGCCGCGCCCTGGCCGACGGCATCGCCGCCACCCCCGGCCGCCGTGTCCTGCTCGTCGCCTCCGGCGCGCTCTCGCACACCTTCTGGCCGCTGCGCGAGCTGCGCGCCCACGAGGCGAGCGACCCCGCGCACATCTTCACCCCCGAGGCGCGCGAGGCCGACCACCAGCGCATCGCCTGGTTCAAGGAGGGCCGCCACGACCGGGTCCTCCAGACCATGGACGAGTTCTGGAAGTACAGGCCCGAGGCGAAGTTCTTCCACTACCTGATGCTCGCCGGTGCTCTCGGGGAGGGGGCATGCACCGCGCCCGCCCGCCAGTACGGGGAGTACGAGAACTCCATCGGCACCGGCCAGGCCCATCTCTGGTTCGACCGTCCAGCCGGCGGCTGGACCGCTCCCCGCCACACCCAGGAGGTCTGA
- a CDS encoding fumarylacetoacetate hydrolase family protein, which yields MPEYRRILLDGVVVETVREGEELVAGDGRRIKVEEARHLPPVVPSKIIAVHLNHRSRVEEFQIKLGGTPTYFHKPTSSLNAHGGAIVRPDGCKWLNYEGEVAIVIGKTARNIAPDDAGEYIAGYTVANDFGLHDFRDTDAGSMLRVKGSDTLCPLGPGLVTDWDFRGRSLRTLVNGKVVQDGSTDEMTWDMHYLVADIARTITLYPGDVLLSGTPANSRPVRPGDVVEVEVEGLGRLTNHVVAGPAAVRTDVGAQPTESEEVLSTALGGDWEFRGIRPPRR from the coding sequence ATGCCTGAATACCGCCGCATCCTGCTTGACGGCGTCGTCGTCGAGACGGTCCGGGAGGGGGAGGAACTCGTTGCCGGGGACGGTCGCCGGATCAAGGTCGAGGAGGCCCGCCATCTGCCGCCGGTCGTTCCGTCGAAGATCATCGCGGTGCATCTGAACCACCGAAGCCGGGTCGAGGAGTTCCAGATCAAGCTCGGGGGCACCCCGACCTACTTCCACAAGCCCACCTCGTCCCTCAACGCCCACGGTGGCGCGATCGTGCGGCCCGACGGCTGCAAGTGGCTGAACTACGAGGGGGAGGTGGCGATCGTCATCGGGAAGACCGCGCGGAACATCGCACCGGACGACGCGGGGGAGTACATCGCCGGCTACACCGTGGCCAACGACTTCGGCCTGCACGACTTCCGCGACACCGACGCCGGGTCGATGCTCCGCGTGAAGGGCTCCGACACGCTCTGCCCGCTCGGCCCGGGGCTCGTCACCGACTGGGACTTCCGCGGCAGGAGCCTGCGCACCCTTGTCAACGGGAAGGTGGTCCAGGACGGCTCCACCGACGAGATGACCTGGGACATGCACTACCTCGTCGCCGACATCGCCCGCACCATCACCCTGTACCCGGGAGACGTGCTCCTGTCGGGCACCCCGGCCAACTCCCGTCCCGTCCGGCCCGGCGACGTCGTCGAGGTCGAGGTCGAGGGGCTCGGCAGGCTGACCAATCACGTGGTGGCCGGGCCGGCCGCCGTCCGCACCGACGTCGGCGCTCAGCCGACGGAGTCCGAGGAGGTCCTTTCGACGGCGCTCGGCGGCGACTGGGAGTTCCGCGGGATTCGTCCTCCGCGCCGGTAG
- a CDS encoding type 1 glutamine amidotransferase, whose amino-acid sequence MRALVLRHDHASQPGLVGDRLIERGYDLTTLTVVPEERFHSPDVTFAFPSAAEWDLVVSLGAPWSVYDEETIGTWIAGELALLREARDLGVPVLGICFGAQALATAFGGSVEPAPFPELGWTDVQSDIPDLVSSGPWFQWHYDRCVLPPGAVEIARNVAGLQAFVAGRSLGVQFHPEITAPVLRAWLDLDGGTLCARLGIDPDELVSRTLAERPQALARTAELVDAFLDRIALPVG is encoded by the coding sequence ATGCGTGCGCTCGTCCTGCGGCACGATCACGCCTCACAGCCCGGACTGGTCGGCGACCGGCTCATCGAGCGCGGGTACGACCTCACCACGCTGACCGTCGTTCCGGAGGAGCGCTTCCACTCACCTGACGTGACATTCGCGTTCCCGTCGGCCGCCGAGTGGGATCTGGTCGTCTCCCTCGGCGCGCCCTGGTCCGTGTACGACGAGGAGACGATCGGAACCTGGATCGCGGGCGAACTCGCCCTGCTGCGCGAGGCGCGCGATCTCGGCGTTCCCGTTCTGGGCATCTGCTTCGGCGCGCAGGCCCTTGCCACGGCGTTCGGCGGATCGGTGGAGCCCGCGCCATTCCCGGAGCTCGGCTGGACCGACGTCCAGAGCGACATCCCCGACCTCGTCTCATCCGGTCCGTGGTTCCAGTGGCACTACGACCGGTGCGTCCTGCCGCCCGGAGCGGTGGAGATCGCCCGGAACGTGGCCGGCCTCCAGGCGTTCGTCGCCGGACGCAGCCTCGGCGTCCAGTTCCATCCAGAGATCACCGCGCCGGTCCTGCGGGCCTGGCTCGACCTGGACGGCGGGACCCTCTGCGCCCGGCTCGGCATCGACCCCGACGAACTGGTGTCGCGCACCTTGGCGGAGCGGCCCCAGGCCCTGGCCAGGACCGCCGAGCTGGTCGACGCCTTCCTCGACCGGATAGCCTTGCCCGTCGGCTGA
- a CDS encoding aldehyde dehydrogenase — translation MLEMTHEHWSKRAEGLNPGGAHLIGGSEEAGSGGAFPVVAPRDGRVLTHVADAGAAEVDAAVAAARRAFDSGPWPRLAPAERGRILIRLADLLEEHREELALTISLEMGKPITDAYAIELRAVIATFRWYGQLADKVADESPHTPADALALVTREPAGVVGAVVPWNFPLTLAGWKIAPALAAGCTVILKPSEWSPLSALLLGRLAGEAGLPPGVLNVVNGAGPVAGRALGLHPDVDVVAFTGSTAVGRHFLRYAADSNLKRVWLELGGKSPNIILPDAPDLDKAAATAAWGIFFNQGEMCTAPSRLLVHRSVADQVTEAIVRRAGQLRVGDPLDPATEMGALVGETHLERVLGHISAGVREGARLRTGGGRARPVPGGSYLEPTVFDQVDPGQRLAREEIFGPVLSVLAFDDLDEAVALANATEYGLAAGLWTSDLSTAHRVSRALRAGTVWVNCYEEGDLTVPFGGMKQSGNGRDKSVHALEKYTELKTTWIQL, via the coding sequence ATGCTGGAGATGACCCATGAGCACTGGTCGAAGCGCGCCGAAGGTCTCAATCCCGGCGGTGCGCATCTGATCGGCGGCTCCGAGGAAGCGGGCTCGGGCGGCGCGTTTCCCGTCGTCGCGCCGCGTGACGGCAGGGTGCTGACGCACGTGGCCGATGCCGGAGCCGCCGAAGTGGACGCGGCCGTCGCCGCCGCGCGCCGCGCCTTCGACTCCGGCCCCTGGCCGAGGCTGGCGCCCGCCGAGCGCGGCCGGATCCTCATCCGTCTCGCCGATCTGCTGGAGGAACACCGCGAAGAGCTCGCCCTCACCATCAGCCTGGAAATGGGCAAGCCGATCACCGATGCCTACGCCATCGAGCTGCGCGCCGTCATCGCCACCTTCCGCTGGTACGGGCAGCTCGCCGACAAGGTCGCCGACGAGTCCCCCCACACCCCTGCGGACGCGCTCGCGCTGGTCACCAGGGAACCCGCCGGGGTGGTGGGCGCGGTCGTCCCATGGAACTTCCCGCTGACGCTCGCCGGATGGAAGATCGCGCCCGCGCTGGCGGCGGGGTGCACGGTCATCCTCAAGCCCTCGGAGTGGTCGCCGCTGTCGGCGCTGCTGCTGGGCCGGCTCGCCGGTGAGGCCGGGCTGCCGCCGGGCGTGCTGAACGTGGTGAACGGCGCCGGGCCGGTGGCGGGCCGGGCACTGGGGCTGCACCCGGACGTGGATGTCGTCGCCTTCACCGGCTCCACCGCTGTGGGACGCCACTTCCTGCGGTATGCGGCCGACTCCAATCTCAAACGGGTCTGGCTGGAGCTGGGCGGCAAGTCGCCCAACATCATCCTCCCGGACGCCCCCGACCTGGACAAGGCGGCGGCCACCGCCGCGTGGGGGATCTTCTTCAACCAGGGCGAGATGTGCACCGCGCCGTCGCGGCTCCTCGTCCACCGGTCCGTCGCCGATCAGGTCACCGAGGCCATCGTGCGACGCGCCGGTCAGCTGCGGGTCGGCGACCCGCTCGACCCGGCCACCGAGATGGGTGCGCTCGTCGGGGAGACCCATCTGGAGCGGGTGCTCGGTCACATCAGCGCGGGGGTGCGGGAGGGGGCCAGGCTGCGGACGGGCGGCGGTCGCGCGCGACCCGTGCCCGGGGGCAGCTACCTGGAGCCCACTGTCTTCGACCAGGTCGACCCGGGGCAGCGGCTCGCCCGAGAGGAGATCTTCGGCCCGGTGCTGTCCGTGCTGGCCTTCGACGACCTCGACGAGGCCGTGGCGCTGGCCAACGCCACCGAGTACGGCCTCGCGGCCGGCCTGTGGACGTCCGACCTGTCGACCGCACACCGCGTCTCGCGTGCTCTGCGGGCGGGGACGGTCTGGGTCAACTGCTACGAGGAGGGCGACCTGACCGTGCCCTTCGGCGGGATGAAGCAGTCGGGCAACGGGCGTGACAAGTCCGTCCACGCCCTGGAGAAGTACACCGAACTCAAGACCACCTGGATCCAGCTGTGA
- a CDS encoding gamma-glutamyl-gamma-aminobutyrate hydrolase family protein — translation MTRPLIAIPARFSASASALRYSAEVTARALVEAVWRAGGEPVSLHPDAPGGVADPAEVAFRLARFDGVLLPGGGDLAPRRYGAVDTHESVYDVDDVQDGFDLEVARQALTAGVPLLAVCRGLQVVNVALGGSLDQDMGGPGREHRHVVQPVVVAGGSLLSRAVGSDKVAASCYHHQRVDRLGEGLVATAWAADGTVEALELPGRAWFAAVQWHPEDRAHEDPTQQAIFDALVEAAGR, via the coding sequence GTGACCCGTCCCCTGATAGCGATCCCCGCCCGCTTCTCCGCCTCCGCATCAGCCCTGCGGTACTCCGCGGAGGTCACCGCCCGCGCGCTGGTCGAGGCCGTCTGGCGGGCGGGCGGAGAGCCGGTCTCCCTCCATCCCGACGCGCCTGGAGGCGTCGCCGACCCGGCCGAGGTCGCGTTCCGGCTCGCCCGGTTCGACGGAGTACTGCTGCCCGGCGGCGGAGACCTCGCCCCTCGCCGCTACGGGGCCGTCGATACGCATGAGAGCGTCTACGACGTGGACGACGTACAGGACGGATTCGATCTCGAAGTGGCACGGCAGGCCCTGACGGCGGGCGTGCCCCTGCTGGCCGTCTGCCGCGGCCTCCAGGTCGTCAACGTCGCCCTGGGTGGCAGCCTCGACCAGGACATGGGCGGACCCGGTCGGGAACACCGTCACGTCGTCCAGCCCGTCGTCGTGGCCGGCGGTTCCCTGCTGTCGCGGGCTGTCGGATCAGACAAGGTGGCCGCTTCCTGTTATCACCACCAGCGGGTGGACCGGCTGGGGGAGGGCCTGGTGGCGACCGCCTGGGCCGCCGACGGCACCGTCGAGGCCCTCGAGCTCCCAGGCCGCGCCTGGTTCGCCGCCGTGCAGTGGCATCCGGAGGACAGGGCGCACGAGGACCCGACCCAGCAAGCGATCTTCGACGCGCTGGTGGAAGCGGCTGGCCGCTGA
- a CDS encoding serine hydrolase, whose amino-acid sequence MRKARRRRPGVLGAACLLVSGLLGIATPSAAHAVTPTCATGTNSSHVTAGRANNYGYFITTGGDYLGYDGNATTTLLKGLNSWDSTFWFLDTNNLCPAAAHPPTLNSMSVAVSGVNATVTGTASDADGDLAKVVVRLGSNAPVTATVDASGSWSTILSGLANGSYSVTAKAVDAQGRESATQTTTFTIPASGGCSPLTSAQRTALSTSAISWIQANATGLDSYTMTYCGETIADRYFRGGANVQHEMQSATKTITALGIGALIKAKPELFDQTNPYQTKLKDLLPASYASLFTNNGNVNKADITLENVLTMSSGLSWNDGINTGTGKSDFEEMDGVTDSVAYILSRPSRPTKQKPLGQFFYNTGNAHLLSAIIHHNTGGTVGATAEFIKQKILTPMGISDFKWSVHREEANGGNRTLGDGINEGGRESYFTPADFHKLGRLVLNKGNWNGSQLVPADFLKLMTTKHVQQLYARGFPADSTIPATTPSWYGFQMWIEDQSEYGLSHLTAFRGWGNQDTFICRNNNFVLTLTGNVPDAAPNYTAVQNLMKNVIAPQFTNKVCGVVE is encoded by the coding sequence ATGAGAAAGGCCAGAAGAAGGCGCCCTGGAGTTTTAGGCGCGGCATGCCTGCTGGTTTCCGGCCTGCTGGGAATCGCAACTCCGTCAGCGGCCCATGCCGTAACGCCGACCTGTGCCACCGGGACCAACAGCAGCCATGTCACCGCGGGCCGTGCCAACAACTATGGCTACTTCATCACCACCGGCGGCGACTACCTGGGGTACGACGGCAACGCGACGACGACGCTCCTCAAGGGGCTGAACTCCTGGGATTCCACGTTCTGGTTCCTCGACACCAACAACCTGTGCCCCGCAGCGGCCCATCCCCCCACCCTGAACAGCATGAGCGTCGCGGTCAGCGGCGTGAACGCGACCGTCACCGGCACCGCCTCCGACGCCGACGGAGATCTGGCCAAGGTCGTCGTCCGACTGGGCAGCAACGCCCCGGTGACTGCCACCGTCGACGCGAGCGGCAGCTGGTCGACCATCCTTTCCGGGTTGGCGAACGGAAGCTACTCCGTCACCGCCAAGGCGGTCGACGCGCAGGGCCGGGAGAGCGCGACACAGACCACGACGTTCACCATCCCGGCGTCCGGCGGCTGCAGCCCGCTGACCTCGGCGCAGCGCACGGCACTGAGCACCAGCGCCATCTCCTGGATCCAGGCCAACGCCACCGGTCTGGACAGCTACACCATGACGTACTGCGGTGAGACCATCGCGGACCGGTACTTCCGTGGCGGCGCCAACGTTCAGCACGAAATGCAGTCGGCGACGAAGACCATCACCGCCCTGGGCATCGGCGCCCTGATCAAGGCCAAGCCCGAACTGTTCGACCAGACGAACCCGTACCAGACCAAGCTGAAGGATCTGCTGCCGGCCTCGTACGCTTCGCTGTTCACCAACAACGGCAACGTCAACAAGGCCGACATCACCCTCGAGAACGTGCTGACGATGTCCAGCGGTCTGTCCTGGAACGACGGCATCAACACAGGCACCGGCAAGTCCGACTTCGAGGAGATGGACGGCGTGACCGACAGCGTCGCCTACATCCTGAGCCGGCCGAGCCGCCCCACCAAGCAGAAACCGCTGGGGCAGTTCTTCTACAACACCGGCAACGCCCACCTGCTGTCCGCCATCATCCACCACAACACCGGTGGCACCGTGGGGGCGACGGCGGAGTTCATCAAGCAGAAGATCCTGACGCCGATGGGCATCAGCGACTTCAAGTGGTCGGTGCACCGTGAAGAAGCCAACGGCGGCAACCGTACCCTCGGTGACGGCATCAACGAGGGCGGGCGCGAGTCCTACTTCACACCTGCCGACTTCCACAAGCTCGGCCGGCTGGTCCTGAACAAGGGCAACTGGAACGGGTCCCAGCTGGTGCCGGCGGACTTCCTCAAGTTGATGACGACCAAGCACGTGCAGCAGCTCTACGCGCGTGGATTCCCCGCCGATTCCACGATCCCGGCGACGACGCCGAGCTGGTACGGCTTCCAGATGTGGATCGAGGACCAGTCGGAGTACGGCCTGAGCCACCTGACGGCCTTCCGCGGCTGGGGGAACCAGGACACCTTCATCTGCAGGAACAACAACTTCGTCCTGACCCTGACGGGCAACGTGCCGGATGCCGCACCGAACTACACAGCGGTGCAGAACCTCATGAAGAACGTGATCGCGCCACAGTTCACCAACAAGGTGTGCGGCGTGGTCGAGTGA